In one Accipiter gentilis chromosome 4, bAccGen1.1, whole genome shotgun sequence genomic region, the following are encoded:
- the HIGD1A gene encoding HIG1 domain family member 1A, mitochondrial isoform X1 has translation MEVLNGNAGSDQSFQQLLATSTMSSGQESIFSEYESDTSQTSKLLRKFKETPFVPLGMAGFAMVVGYGLYRLKHRGDMKMSLHLIHMRVAAQGFVVGAITCGVLYSMFREYVVKPKE, from the exons ATGGAAGTCCTAAATGGAAACGCAGGCAGTGACCAaagctttcagcagcttctcGCCACCT CCACCATGTCGTCCGGTCAGGAATCCATTTTCTCCGAGTACGAGTCTGACACCAGCCAGACATCGAAGCTGTTAAGAAAATTTAAAGAGACACCATTTGTACCCCTCG GGATGGCTGGCTTCGCCATGGTGGTCGGCTACGGGCTGTACAGACTGAAGCACAGAGGCGACATGAAAATGTCTCTTCACCTGATTCACATGCGCGTGGCAGCCCAGGGCTTCGTCGTGGGAGCGATAACGTGTG GTGTGCTGTATTCAATGTTTCGGGAGTACGTGGTGAAGCCAAAGGAGTAA
- the HIGD1A gene encoding HIG1 domain family member 1A, mitochondrial isoform X2: MSSGQESIFSEYESDTSQTSKLLRKFKETPFVPLGMAGFAMVVGYGLYRLKHRGDMKMSLHLIHMRVAAQGFVVGAITCGVLYSMFREYVVKPKE, translated from the exons ATGTCGTCCGGTCAGGAATCCATTTTCTCCGAGTACGAGTCTGACACCAGCCAGACATCGAAGCTGTTAAGAAAATTTAAAGAGACACCATTTGTACCCCTCG GGATGGCTGGCTTCGCCATGGTGGTCGGCTACGGGCTGTACAGACTGAAGCACAGAGGCGACATGAAAATGTCTCTTCACCTGATTCACATGCGCGTGGCAGCCCAGGGCTTCGTCGTGGGAGCGATAACGTGTG GTGTGCTGTATTCAATGTTTCGGGAGTACGTGGTGAAGCCAAAGGAGTAA